A genome region from Gambusia affinis linkage group LG24, SWU_Gaff_1.0, whole genome shotgun sequence includes the following:
- the dhrsx gene encoding dehydrogenase/reductase SDR family member on chromosome X — MWLLSVLIPLLRLYLCGIKVLLYQMFNRTFEMPGLPKQKGRVAIVTGGTRGMGFETARHLASLGMHVIIAGNEPEEGAAAVRRINEECNEGKAEFIFVDLTSLKSVRHFVQKFRERSLPLHVLINNAGTMLVPERRTEDGFEFHFSLNYLSHFLLTNMLLDLLKTSGRQGRCSRIINMASATHYAGEINLEDLNRKAVYSSHGAYSQSKLALVLFTYYLQEQLTSGGFSVTVNAVDPGMVDTALYDNLWTLAQMMKKPVASILFRTPAEGASISVYAAAASEMEGVGSCYLYNGQKTQSSDLSYDSELQAKLWKKSCELVGLQA, encoded by the exons ATGTGGCTGCTGTCAGTGCTGATTCCTCTCCTCAGGCTGTATCTGTGTGGGATCAAAGTTCTGCTCTACCAAATGTTCAACCGAACCTTTGAGATGCCAG GCTTACCGAAGCAAAAGGGAAGGGTTGCCATAGTGACTGGGGGTACCAGAGGAATGGGGTTTGAGACTGCAAGACACCTGGCAAGCCTGGGCATGCATGTCATCATAG CTGGGAACGAGCCAGAAGAGGGCGCTGCAGCTGTCAGGAGGATAAATGAAGAATGCAATGAAGGAAAAG CTGAGTTTATCTTTGTAGACCTGACCTCCCTGAAATCAGTCAGACACTTTGTCCAGAAGTTCAGAGAAAGATCTCTGCCTCTGCATGTTCTCATTAACAATG CTGGAACCATGCTGGTTCCTGAGAGACGGACGGAGGACGGCTTTGAATTCCACTTCAGTCTGAACTACTTGAGCCACTTTCTGCTGACCAACATGCTGCTGGACCTGCTGAAGACGTCTGGAAGGCAGGGTCGCTGCTCCAGAATTATCAACATGGCCTCTGCCACACATTACGCAGGAGAGATAAACCTGGAGGACCTGAACAGGAA AGCTGTCTACAGCTCCCATGGTGCCTACTCCCAAAGCAAGTTGGCGCTGGTCCTCTTCACCTACTACCTTCAAGAGCAGCTGACCTCTGGGGGATTCTCTGTCACTGTCAATGCTGTGGACCCTGGGATGGTGGACACGGCACTGTACGATAACCTCTGGACACTAGCGCAGATGATGAAGAAACCAGTGGCCAGTATTCTGTTCAGG ACTCCAGCAGAGGGAGCCTCCATATCGGTGTATGCTGCAGCTGCCTCTGAGATGGAAGGGGTGGGCAGCTGTTACCTGTACAACGGTCAGAAGACGCAGTCCTCTGATCTGTCCTACGACTCTGAGCTGCAGGCCAAGCTGTGGAAAAAGAGCTGCGAGCTTGTGGGACTCCAAGCCTGA